A single region of the Enterococcus mundtii genome encodes:
- a CDS encoding NAD-dependent succinate-semialdehyde dehydrogenase, with protein sequence MGKYDLPQVETHLYINGKWLEGSEGTVDVVNPATGETLASVQQGGEKETKEAIKAANKAFEDWSRTAPSERAKLMNKMADLVEEDSERLAKIMTMEQGKPLAQATAEIQTNVENLRWNAAQGQRIMGEIIPSPEGKQWQARKQPIGVVGAITPWNFPSNMIIRKISPAIAAGCTVILKPAKSTPLSALALMELFHKAGFPDGVVNIVMGDSSTIGKILSESDDIQKITFTGSTEVGQILNEQAAPTLKKVSMELGGHAPFIIFPDADVELAVDTLIKTKFINNGQVCTSPNRIFIHKEIKEQATKLIVEKIREVTVGNGLDDPTTGPLINEEGVKKVEEQLEDAVAKGAEILAGGHRLTDGEYANGFFFEPTVLDGVKKEMDVFYNETFGPVIPIITFEDEEQVIKDANDTIFGLASYFFATNIHTINNVSNKLQYGMVGVNDTAISNSATPFGGVKHSGFGRENGTFGVEEYVEVKFVTISTEQ encoded by the coding sequence ATGGGGAAATATGATTTACCGCAAGTAGAAACTCATCTTTATATTAATGGCAAATGGCTTGAAGGCTCTGAAGGAACAGTTGATGTCGTCAATCCAGCAACTGGTGAAACATTAGCAAGCGTTCAACAAGGTGGCGAAAAAGAGACAAAAGAAGCAATCAAGGCTGCCAACAAGGCTTTCGAAGATTGGTCAAGAACAGCACCAAGCGAACGAGCAAAATTAATGAATAAAATGGCTGATCTTGTAGAAGAAGACAGTGAACGTTTAGCAAAAATCATGACGATGGAACAAGGAAAACCGCTTGCTCAAGCGACGGCAGAAATCCAAACAAATGTCGAGAACCTTCGCTGGAATGCAGCGCAAGGTCAACGAATCATGGGAGAAATCATTCCTTCACCTGAAGGAAAACAATGGCAAGCACGTAAACAACCAATTGGTGTCGTCGGTGCCATCACACCATGGAATTTTCCTTCTAATATGATCATTCGTAAAATCTCACCGGCAATCGCCGCAGGATGTACGGTTATCTTAAAACCAGCAAAATCAACACCTTTATCAGCACTTGCGCTGATGGAACTATTCCACAAAGCTGGCTTTCCAGATGGCGTTGTAAATATCGTCATGGGTGATTCCTCAACGATCGGGAAGATTTTATCTGAATCGGATGATATCCAAAAAATCACATTCACAGGCTCAACAGAAGTCGGACAAATTCTAAATGAACAAGCAGCACCTACCTTGAAAAAAGTTTCCATGGAGCTAGGTGGACATGCGCCATTTATTATTTTTCCAGATGCTGATGTAGAATTAGCAGTCGATACATTGATCAAAACGAAATTTATCAACAATGGACAAGTATGTACGTCACCAAATCGAATTTTTATCCATAAAGAAATCAAAGAACAAGCAACAAAATTGATTGTGGAAAAAATCAGAGAAGTGACTGTTGGAAATGGATTAGACGATCCAACTACGGGGCCATTGATCAATGAAGAAGGCGTAAAAAAAGTTGAAGAACAACTAGAAGATGCAGTAGCTAAAGGAGCAGAAATCTTGGCTGGCGGTCATCGTCTAACGGACGGAGAATATGCAAATGGCTTCTTCTTTGAACCGACAGTATTAGATGGTGTAAAAAAGGAAATGGATGTTTTCTACAATGAAACATTTGGACCAGTGATTCCAATCATTACATTTGAAGACGAAGAACAAGTAATCAAAGATGCCAATGATACGATTTTTGGTTTAGCATCGTATTTCTTTGCGACAAATATCCATACGATCAACAATGTAAGCAATAAATTGCAATATGGCATGGTTGGCGTCAATGACACGGCCATCTCAAATTCTGCGACGCCATTTGGGGGAGTCAAACATTCAGGATTTGGCCGTGAGAACGGAACTTTTGGGGTAGAAGAATATGTCGAAGTGAAGTTTGTGACGATCAGTACCGAACAATAA
- a CDS encoding DUF6020 family protein: METKKIRLLPIFFLTLLLFLISFLTALGLGSLNPLLILVLVYLLWYTGKKLGNDLFSWRLDFTTGVCILFSLLFSLILATGSRIQFTHVSASYEETTLVPFSFVQILIALATFCYFLIILRFMVKYLIQISSYLGGTNIDLQPTWKFFLLFAIIMLLCWAPYALTLYPGVVLPDSLSSVSQALGDTALNNHHPILFTLIVKFFIDILPITINHGVFLFSLFQSLITSLALSYSLCWLMKKKIKIVPVMISLGYFSLAPVFPIYVLNMQKDILFSVACLLFSLTFFDVITNKNKPTIAQQLSFIIFALLTTYLRNNGLYVVIGSLVIYGTYAIKNKKYQPFIQVTLSYLFLVILVFQPLLSRYAIPSQSAEQLGIPLQQISRTVVLDEGHLSKKDQEFLSQILPIEDYKAYAPSLADPVKWHKNFNNEFLNMHKKEFLMLWARNLPSNLKIYIDAYILETFGFWAPGVKNNYGFLDTRVNENSYGIKQANLIERYTGSSGLQTMIDQREFWGSGTLLWLFLLSLFLLLVKKNTYPIALLLPGGLVFLTIMIATPVAFSLRYVFILALGLPIYLLSPFLLENENKTTTI; the protein is encoded by the coding sequence TTGGAAACAAAAAAGATTCGCCTTCTACCGATATTTTTTTTGACCTTGCTACTATTTCTTATTTCTTTTTTAACTGCCTTAGGCCTTGGTTCTTTAAATCCATTGCTGATTCTTGTCTTAGTCTATTTATTGTGGTATACGGGTAAAAAATTAGGGAATGACTTATTTTCATGGCGGCTTGATTTTACAACTGGTGTTTGCATATTATTCTCGTTATTATTTTCTCTCATCCTCGCTACTGGTAGTCGTATACAATTTACACATGTTTCAGCAAGCTATGAAGAAACAACACTCGTTCCATTTAGTTTTGTGCAGATACTAATAGCTCTAGCAACATTCTGTTATTTTTTGATCATATTACGTTTTATGGTCAAGTACTTAATACAAATCAGCAGTTATCTAGGGGGAACTAACATAGACCTGCAGCCTACATGGAAATTCTTTCTTCTGTTTGCGATCATCATGCTCTTATGTTGGGCCCCTTATGCTCTTACGTTGTACCCTGGTGTCGTTTTACCAGATTCATTAAGTTCAGTCAGTCAAGCTCTTGGGGACACTGCCTTAAACAATCATCATCCTATCTTATTTACGTTGATTGTTAAATTTTTTATTGATATTTTACCAATAACAATTAATCATGGTGTATTTTTGTTCTCCTTGTTTCAATCGTTGATTACTTCTTTAGCACTTAGCTATTCCTTATGCTGGTTAATGAAGAAAAAAATAAAAATAGTGCCAGTGATGATCTCACTTGGTTATTTTTCACTCGCACCAGTTTTTCCTATCTATGTTTTGAACATGCAAAAAGATATTTTATTTTCTGTCGCATGTTTGTTATTCTCTTTAACTTTTTTTGATGTAATTACTAACAAAAACAAGCCTACGATTGCACAGCAACTATCCTTCATCATATTTGCATTATTAACTACTTATTTGCGTAATAATGGTCTGTATGTAGTAATTGGATCTTTGGTAATTTATGGGACATACGCAATCAAGAACAAGAAGTATCAACCATTCATCCAAGTTACACTGAGTTATCTTTTTCTGGTAATTTTAGTATTCCAACCCTTGCTGAGTCGCTATGCTATTCCCTCACAAAGCGCAGAACAATTAGGGATTCCTTTACAACAAATTTCTCGAACCGTTGTGTTAGATGAAGGGCATTTGTCAAAAAAAGATCAAGAATTTTTAAGTCAGATATTACCGATTGAAGATTATAAAGCTTATGCACCTAGCTTAGCTGATCCAGTTAAATGGCATAAAAATTTTAATAACGAATTTTTAAATATGCATAAAAAAGAATTTTTGATGCTCTGGGCTAGAAATCTTCCTTCTAATTTGAAGATTTACATTGATGCATATATATTAGAAACATTTGGTTTTTGGGCCCCAGGCGTTAAAAATAACTATGGATTCTTAGATACCCGTGTAAATGAGAATAGTTATGGGATCAAACAAGCGAATTTAATTGAGCGTTACACAGGTAGCTCTGGTCTCCAAACAATGATTGATCAACGTGAATTTTGGGGTTCTGGAACATTGTTGTGGTTATTTTTATTGAGTTTGTTTTTATTATTGGTCAAGAAAAACACATATCCTATAGCCCTATTACTACCTGGAGGGCTCGTCTTTCTGACGATTATGATAGCCACCCCAGTTGCTTTCAGTTTGCGATACGTTTTTATTCTAGCTTTAGGATTACCTATTTATTTACTAAGTCCTTTTTTACTCGAAAACGAAAATAAAACAACCACGATATAG
- a CDS encoding glycosyltransferase family 2 protein — MEQQEKIAILIPCYNEEATISNVISDFRKELPEADIYVYDNNSTDATYELAVKGGAIVKKEPRQGKGNVIRQMFFDIDADYYLMVDGDDTYPAEAVHELLEKLRSGEADMVIGDRLSNGTYFEENKRAFHDFGNNLVKNTITRLYKTKIRDVMTGYRGFNRIFVKSFPIMSAGFQIETELTIHALDKKFKLVEIPIDYRDRPEGSESKLNTFSDGFKVIMMIIKMCKDYKPILFFNIWTVIFFLAGLFTGIPVIREFMLTSFITKVPSAILSTGFMILALLSLVTGMILDTVVTNAKKEYELNLYHVYNEYQQNRKAR, encoded by the coding sequence ATGGAACAACAAGAGAAAATTGCTATCTTGATTCCTTGTTATAATGAGGAAGCTACAATTTCAAACGTTATATCCGATTTTAGAAAAGAACTACCAGAAGCTGATATATATGTTTACGATAATAATTCTACAGATGCAACCTATGAACTTGCTGTAAAAGGCGGAGCAATCGTCAAAAAAGAACCGCGTCAAGGAAAAGGGAATGTTATAAGACAAATGTTTTTTGACATTGATGCTGATTATTATTTGATGGTAGACGGAGATGATACTTATCCAGCCGAAGCCGTACATGAACTTTTAGAAAAATTACGTTCTGGCGAAGCTGATATGGTTATTGGCGACCGTCTTTCTAATGGCACTTATTTTGAAGAAAATAAACGTGCCTTCCATGATTTTGGCAATAATTTAGTTAAAAATACGATCACTCGTTTATATAAAACAAAAATAAGAGACGTGATGACTGGCTATCGCGGATTCAACCGTATTTTTGTTAAAAGCTTCCCAATCATGAGTGCTGGTTTCCAAATCGAAACGGAATTGACCATACATGCCTTAGATAAAAAATTCAAATTAGTTGAAATTCCTATTGACTATCGTGACCGCCCCGAAGGTAGCGAGTCAAAATTGAATACCTTTTCTGATGGCTTCAAAGTCATTATGATGATCATTAAAATGTGTAAAGATTATAAACCTATCCTATTTTTCAATATCTGGACAGTCATCTTCTTTTTAGCTGGTCTGTTCACTGGGATCCCTGTTATTCGAGAGTTCATGCTGACGAGCTTTATCACTAAAGTCCCTTCGGCCATTCTAAGTACTGGATTCATGATACTCGCGTTACTCTCATTAGTAACAGGAATGATCTTAGATACAGTTGTAACCAATGCAAAAAAAGAGTATGAACTGAACCTATATCATGTTTATAATGAGTACCAGCAAAATAGAAAAGCAAGATAG
- a CDS encoding PepSY domain-containing protein translates to MYEESEQAYFKGGLAVGLGLGLLSGVATALWYNRNKTMSADEVLATIKEAFLDEGSIEGSWISFEKEPTRKFAIHSKAYRGGISRIEDGEVVYYEFLADAYTGTVLDISRKKGTDA, encoded by the coding sequence ATGTATGAAGAAAGTGAACAGGCCTATTTCAAAGGTGGTTTAGCTGTCGGACTTGGTTTAGGATTATTAAGTGGCGTGGCAACTGCACTATGGTACAACCGTAACAAAACGATGTCCGCTGATGAAGTCTTAGCTACCATCAAAGAAGCATTTTTAGACGAAGGCTCGATTGAAGGCTCCTGGATCTCTTTTGAGAAAGAACCGACACGTAAATTTGCAATCCATTCAAAAGCTTATCGTGGTGGGATTTCTCGCATAGAAGATGGTGAAGTCGTCTATTATGAATTTTTAGCAGATGCCTATACTGGTACTGTTTTAGATATTTCTAGAAAAAAAGGAACAGATGCTTGA
- the pepA gene encoding glutamyl aminopeptidase encodes MDEKTFQRIKELTELQGTSGFEQDIRAYMEQHMEPLVDELQLDGLGGIFGLRHHQEADAPRVMVAAHMDEVGFMLTQIQDNGLFKVVPLGGWNPYVVSAQRFTLKTSTGKNYPCISSSVPPHLLRGTSGQKSVEVTDILFDAGFESKEEAMSFGVLPGDTIVPYAETIKTANGKNIISKSWDNRYGCTMVLEALEALEKETLGHTLIAGANVQEEVGLRGSKASVNKFKPDLFFAVDCSAADDTVTKKGTFGHLGEGTLMRIQDPGLIMLPRLREYLLDIAETNNIPYQYFVSKGGTDAGAAHTQNEGIPSTVIGVVGRYIHTHQTMFSIRDFEAAREMLIQTLKGLDKSTVNTIVYGK; translated from the coding sequence ATGGATGAAAAAACATTTCAACGTATCAAAGAATTAACAGAATTACAAGGAACAAGCGGTTTTGAACAAGATATCCGCGCGTACATGGAACAACACATGGAGCCACTAGTTGATGAATTACAATTAGATGGATTAGGTGGGATCTTTGGATTGCGCCATCACCAAGAAGCGGATGCCCCTCGTGTCATGGTGGCAGCACACATGGATGAAGTTGGTTTTATGTTGACACAAATCCAAGATAACGGATTGTTCAAAGTGGTTCCGCTAGGCGGTTGGAATCCTTATGTAGTGTCGGCTCAACGCTTTACATTGAAGACATCAACAGGGAAAAATTACCCATGTATTTCTTCTTCCGTGCCTCCACATTTATTACGTGGTACAAGCGGTCAAAAGTCAGTCGAAGTAACAGATATTTTATTTGATGCTGGTTTTGAATCAAAAGAAGAAGCAATGAGTTTTGGTGTCCTACCAGGAGATACGATCGTACCTTATGCAGAAACGATCAAAACAGCAAACGGCAAAAATATTATCAGTAAGTCATGGGATAACCGTTACGGTTGTACGATGGTCTTGGAAGCATTAGAAGCCCTAGAAAAAGAAACATTAGGTCATACGCTGATCGCCGGCGCTAACGTCCAGGAAGAAGTTGGTTTACGTGGATCAAAAGCTTCAGTGAACAAATTCAAACCTGATCTATTCTTTGCGGTAGACTGCTCTGCAGCAGATGATACAGTAACGAAAAAAGGCACATTTGGTCATCTAGGAGAAGGCACCTTGATGCGTATCCAAGATCCAGGATTGATCATGTTGCCACGTTTACGTGAATATTTACTAGATATTGCTGAAACAAACAATATTCCATATCAATACTTTGTATCAAAAGGTGGTACCGACGCGGGTGCTGCTCATACACAAAATGAAGGAATCCCAAGTACCGTTATCGGTGTGGTTGGGCGCTATATCCATACGCATCAAACGATGTTTAGTATCCGTGACTTTGAAGCAGCCAGAGAAATGTTGATCCAAACATTGAAGGGCTTAGATAAATCAACGGTGAATACGATCGTTTACGGAAAATAA
- a CDS encoding thioredoxin family protein — translation MITPKSLEEVAGYVEKGNHIFFFTADWCGDCRFIKPQMPEIERRFSDWTFVEMDRDAYIDLAAEWNIFGIPSFIVIKDGKELGRLVNKDRKTKEEIEQFLKKTIQQ, via the coding sequence ATGATTACTCCTAAAAGTCTTGAAGAAGTAGCCGGTTATGTTGAAAAAGGCAATCATATCTTTTTCTTTACTGCCGATTGGTGTGGTGATTGTCGCTTCATCAAACCACAAATGCCAGAGATCGAGCGTCGCTTTTCAGATTGGACATTTGTCGAAATGGATCGTGATGCGTATATCGACTTAGCAGCAGAATGGAATATTTTCGGTATTCCAAGTTTTATTGTCATCAAAGATGGGAAAGAGCTAGGTCGTCTGGTCAATAAAGATCGTAAAACAAAAGAAGAAATCGAACAATTTTTAAAAAAAACGATTCAGCAGTGA
- a CDS encoding universal stress protein yields MEQAYKKILVGIDGSEQAFAAFKKAVEVARRNEGTVYATNVIDQQFYQFMGYTPIDQSLIDQQTESAKELIEECKNYGKSVDYQKIEGIVAYGSVRESMAVKLPKKYQIDLIMIGQSGLNAVERFMTGSVASYVIRQAPCDVLVVSEPREA; encoded by the coding sequence ATGGAACAAGCATATAAGAAAATATTAGTTGGAATTGACGGAAGCGAGCAAGCGTTTGCTGCATTCAAAAAAGCCGTTGAGGTAGCTCGTAGAAATGAAGGCACAGTATATGCGACGAATGTGATCGACCAACAATTTTATCAATTTATGGGGTATACGCCTATTGACCAATCCTTGATCGATCAACAGACTGAATCAGCAAAAGAATTGATTGAAGAATGTAAAAATTACGGCAAATCCGTTGACTACCAAAAAATAGAAGGTATTGTGGCTTACGGTTCGGTCAGAGAATCTATGGCAGTAAAACTACCAAAGAAATATCAAATCGACTTGATCATGATTGGTCAATCAGGGTTAAATGCCGTTGAACGTTTTATGACTGGTAGTGTGGCAAGCTATGTGATTCGACAAGCTCCGTGTGATGTCTTAGTCGTTTCAGAACCAAGAGAAGCCTAG
- the ytpR gene encoding YtpR family tRNA-binding protein — protein MIFAYNRAHVGDTLMVIVADDKGTENTAIRKWNVAQIKDESGQIVAWNFFHISDHLTIEGNGQVTISEEQLAELNRLIKEAGFEETLEKDNQPKIVVGYVKTCEPHPDSDHLSVTETEVDGGEVLQIVCGAPNIEAGQKVVVAKPGAMMPDGMMIWPGELRGVKSDGMICSAKELHVPNAPEKKGILVLPEDAIVGEAFKN, from the coding sequence ATGATTTTTGCTTATAATCGCGCACATGTGGGCGACACACTAATGGTGATCGTAGCCGACGATAAAGGGACGGAAAATACCGCTATTCGCAAATGGAATGTTGCGCAGATCAAAGATGAATCTGGCCAAATCGTTGCATGGAACTTTTTCCATATCTCAGATCATCTAACAATTGAAGGCAACGGCCAAGTAACAATCTCAGAAGAACAACTAGCTGAATTGAACCGTTTGATCAAGGAAGCTGGCTTTGAAGAAACACTCGAAAAAGACAACCAGCCGAAAATCGTTGTTGGTTACGTCAAAACTTGTGAACCCCATCCAGATTCAGATCATTTATCTGTAACTGAAACTGAAGTAGATGGTGGTGAAGTTTTACAAATCGTTTGTGGCGCACCAAATATCGAAGCAGGTCAAAAAGTAGTCGTTGCCAAACCTGGTGCAATGATGCCAGACGGTATGATGATTTGGCCTGGAGAATTAAGAGGGGTCAAAAGTGATGGAATGATTTGCTCTGCAAAGGAACTTCACGTACCTAACGCCCCAGAGAAAAAAGGCATCTTAGTTTTACCTGAAGATGCGATAGTTGGCGAAGCATTCAAAAACTAG
- a CDS encoding S1C family serine protease, whose protein sequence is MDRRDVTPKMKKRKSNGIWRKLGLGVVGGVIGGLLTFGIFYAATGGGNSVTTSSSSGTQNASGETVVENVKVNVDSDITSAVDKVQGAVVSVINLQKQSSSSDPFGSLFGQQQESSGEDGELQAYSEGSGVIYKKEGGSAYIVTNNHVVDGQQGLEVLLKDGTKVKAELVGTDAYTDLAVLKISADKVDTVASFGDSASLKVGEPAIAIGSPLGSQYANSVTSGIISSLNRQVTSTNESNETVNINAIQTDAAINPGNSGGPLVNIEGQVIGINSSKIASTSDSSSVSVEGMGFAIPSNDVVNIINQLEKDGKVTRPALGITMTDLSAVSTQQQEQILKLPSSVTNGVIIRSVQPATPAEKAGLEQYDVITKIDDTEVSSGVELQSVLYGKKVGDTVKITYYRGEEEKTVDIKLTIDNTALNQGNSNSSNGSNN, encoded by the coding sequence ATGGACAGAAGAGATGTGACACCAAAAATGAAAAAAAGAAAATCTAATGGCATTTGGCGAAAGCTAGGTCTTGGCGTAGTTGGTGGCGTGATTGGCGGATTACTGACTTTCGGTATTTTTTATGCAGCAACTGGAGGTGGTAACTCAGTAACGACTTCTTCTAGCAGTGGGACACAAAATGCATCAGGCGAAACAGTTGTCGAGAATGTAAAAGTCAATGTAGATTCAGATATCACTTCTGCAGTAGATAAAGTACAAGGAGCAGTTGTTTCTGTTATCAACCTACAAAAACAAAGTTCATCATCTGACCCGTTTGGTTCATTATTTGGCCAACAACAAGAAAGTAGTGGCGAAGATGGCGAATTGCAAGCTTACAGTGAAGGTAGCGGTGTGATCTATAAAAAAGAGGGCGGTTCCGCTTATATCGTGACGAATAATCACGTGGTCGATGGACAACAAGGGTTAGAAGTTTTATTAAAAGATGGAACAAAAGTGAAAGCAGAATTAGTCGGTACAGATGCTTACACTGATTTAGCTGTGTTGAAAATCAGTGCTGACAAAGTCGACACTGTTGCTTCATTTGGCGATTCTGCTTCATTGAAAGTCGGCGAACCTGCGATTGCGATTGGTTCTCCTCTAGGTTCTCAATACGCGAATTCCGTAACATCAGGGATCATTTCTTCCTTGAATCGCCAAGTGACAAGTACCAATGAATCTAATGAAACGGTCAATATCAACGCGATTCAAACAGATGCAGCGATCAACCCGGGGAACTCTGGTGGTCCACTAGTTAATATCGAAGGACAAGTCATTGGTATCAATTCAAGTAAAATTGCATCGACTTCTGATTCTTCAAGTGTAAGTGTTGAAGGAATGGGCTTTGCGATTCCAAGTAATGATGTCGTAAATATCATCAATCAACTTGAAAAAGATGGAAAAGTAACACGCCCTGCACTGGGTATCACAATGACCGATCTTTCCGCCGTTTCTACACAACAACAGGAACAGATCTTGAAATTACCATCTTCTGTAACAAATGGCGTGATCATTCGTTCGGTTCAACCAGCAACGCCTGCGGAAAAAGCTGGCTTAGAACAATATGATGTCATCACAAAAATCGATGATACAGAAGTCTCATCTGGTGTTGAATTACAGTCTGTGCTTTATGGTAAAAAAGTTGGTGACACTGTGAAGATCACTTATTACCGTGGCGAAGAAGAAAAAACTGTAGATATCAAATTGACAATTGATAATACTGCATTAAATCAAGGAAATTCAAATAGTTCCAATGGCTCAAATAATTAA
- the rlmH gene encoding 23S rRNA (pseudouridine(1915)-N(3))-methyltransferase RlmH — MNIKIISVGKLKEKYLIQGSNEYVKRLKAYGKIELIEVPDEKAPENLSEAQMRQVKEKEGERILAKIKDHEFVYALAIQGENPTSEAFAKQIDQLGIQGKSQLVFVIGGSLGLSDDVMQRSNAQISFGKMTYPHQLMRLILVEQIYRAFRINTGAPYHK; from the coding sequence ATGAATATAAAAATCATCTCAGTAGGAAAATTAAAAGAGAAATATCTGATTCAAGGAAGCAATGAGTACGTTAAGCGACTTAAAGCCTACGGGAAAATCGAACTAATAGAAGTACCTGACGAAAAAGCACCAGAAAATCTTAGCGAAGCTCAAATGCGCCAAGTCAAAGAAAAAGAAGGCGAGCGTATACTCGCAAAAATCAAAGATCATGAATTTGTCTACGCTTTAGCGATCCAAGGCGAAAATCCTACTAGTGAAGCCTTTGCAAAGCAAATTGATCAATTAGGTATCCAAGGAAAAAGCCAGCTCGTCTTTGTCATCGGTGGCTCGTTAGGATTAAGCGATGACGTCATGCAACGCAGCAATGCCCAAATCTCTTTCGGCAAAATGACCTACCCCCATCAACTGATGCGCCTGATCCTCGTTGAACAAATTTATCGCGCATTTCGGATCAATACTGGGGCTCCGTACCACAAATGA
- a CDS encoding DUF4176 domain-containing protein, translating into MLPLGSVVRLKGGDIKLIIVGRAQLFNNEGAIGYFDYSALGYPQGVIAESNFAFFNDKDIKKVLFEGYRDEQEVAFADSYEENIKNIPYPKLVIEREIEEEPETFGF; encoded by the coding sequence ATTTTACCATTAGGAAGTGTAGTGCGATTAAAAGGCGGAGATATCAAACTTATTATTGTTGGACGGGCACAGCTTTTTAATAATGAAGGAGCGATTGGTTATTTTGACTATTCTGCTTTAGGTTATCCGCAAGGTGTAATAGCGGAATCCAATTTTGCATTTTTTAATGATAAAGATATAAAGAAAGTCTTATTTGAAGGATATCGAGATGAGCAAGAAGTAGCGTTTGCTGATTCTTACGAAGAAAACATAAAAAACATACCTTATCCTAAATTAGTGATTGAAAGAGAGATTGAAGAGGAACCAGAAACTTTTGGGTTTTAA